Part of the Canis lupus dingo isolate Sandy chromosome 14, ASM325472v2, whole genome shotgun sequence genome, TCTCACAAAGACACTGACACACAGCAAGGTGTGCTGACTCCCACAGCTAATAAGAAGTACAGCAACTTGAACCGTAGCCCTGTACTGAAAGCAGAGCATCCCAGGAGTGACAACTGGGGACCCCATTCAGACTGTGGGTTCAAGGGCAGGCAGCTTCTTATTGGGCCTCACAAAAAGTCTACGGTTAgatattgtccccattttataggtgtggaaactgaggctcagtgtaAGAGATCTATCCAGGACTATGTCACTAAGAAATGGCAGCCAGGACTTGAGCCCAAGCCCGGTGGCCTGTCTTTTGCACCATGCAGAGTGTCCCACGGGCGACATCAAGCCAAGAGCTCCAAAGGCCTTGGGAACAAgggcttccttttattttccttccacttTGGCAGCTCCTGGGTCCCTTGTGCACTGTTTCCTCTTCTCATCTCACAGGCCATCCTGTTCACGCCATCCCTTTCCACACTGCTGCCCTGATTCAGGTCGCCGTGGACAGTGCCCAAGGTCGGGTCCTGGGATAAAAATGAAGCTGCCTCTGCCCTCTATGTTGGCCGATCAGGGACAGAGCCAACCCTGCCTGGCTCTACAGGTGTGACAGGGAGGGGGCTGAGAGCTCACAGACAGGTGGCGTGCTCCCTTCTGCCAACACAGAAGGTCCTGCGGGCTTCGTCAGGCTTGAGGAGTGGGGTGTTGGCATCCGCAGATGGACCAGCCGGACAGAGGGGCACGTGTGCGCGCTCTCCTGGGCATGGCAGCACCAGCTGCTTTCCCTGCTCGTCCTGGGCCAGGAGAAAGGAGCTCGAAACAAAGAGCCCTGCCCTGCGGCTCCCTGGCGCCTGGGTGCTCATGACAGGAGAAGGGGAGGGCTGCCTTATTGTCCTATTTTTTCTGCCAAACCATCAAAAACATGTTTGGATCTAAAATTTTGTATCGTTTAATCCCTCCTCAGTATGAAAACAAAGATAGCAGTTGTCatgctattaaagaaaaaaggctcTGTTTATAGAAGGACCATGTGATTTAATTTTATGCATGCGTGTATACGTGTATCTCtatatattctctctcattttggTTCTAGGCGTGTCCCTATTCCTAACTATGTGACCAAATAagaaccttttcattttttttttaaatttttatttatttatgatagtcacagagagagagagagagagagagaggcagagacacaggcagagggagaagcaggctccatgcaccaggagcccgacgtgggattcgatcccgggtctccaggatcgcaccctgggccaaaggcaggcgctaaaccgctgcgccacccagggatcccagaaccttttcattttggagaagaaaatataacttgTCTAAATGAGATTGCATCGCCTCGTATGGTGGGACGGTGGAGAAAAGAGCACCTTCCTATCTAATTTAAActctagcctcagtttcctcctatgtcaaatggggataatcatacctatgttacattatttttgtggggattaaatgagggATAGTGGGAACTGTAaagctttccacagtggctgtgcatTATTCATATAGGGAGATTTTTTTAGGGAGAAAGGTATGTCCTTAACATATGCATGAAGTGGTAATCCTGAGGAGTGTGAAGTTATGCTGATAGGAGTTTCAACAGACGGGAAGAAGCACGCTGGGCTCCTGCTACATGAGAGGCAGCCTACAGGCTCACCTCTATAATCTTTATAACCAcactgttttattgttttctgtgaCTTACAAATGAAGGAACTGAGGCTGAAGGCTTTGCCCCTTGGCTTTGCCCCTTACCCTCTGTGTGACCACagacaagttgcttaacctctctgagcctcagtttcctccttggtAAAACGTATCAGTGGTCGGCAGAAAGAGCAGGTCATAGGTACAGCCAGGCACACTCTTCTTACCCCGGGCAGGAGTACGTTGTGTGGTATGAGATGGCGTGCAGCTTTTCTCTCCTAGCATCTCTTCGACGGATGGCAGTCAGCTTTGGATTAAGCCACACCAACTCAGAATGGACTCCTTGGTACTAATGATGGCCGAAAACCCATAGGGCAGTACTACAGTGAGGGTGAGGCCCATGGGCAGTGGCCTTTTAACTCAGATAACTGAGTCCAGGGAGGAGAAATGGGTGCATTCTTTGCCCCCTGGCCACCCCCGACTCTGCCTAAGCACCAGGAAGCCAAGCACCATCCCAGGTGTTAGGACAATAGGAGCATGCAGAGTTTGCTCAAGAAGATATTTGTGGGATTGAATTACCATAGTGGCATAATCCCATTCGGGCATGAGCTGGATGTTCTCATCTATACTGTAGAAAACAGGTGCTCATTTTCCTGCGTGCAGATGACATGGTTATGTCGTCTTAAGCTGGGCAAACTTTGATGATAAACTCTGGTCCAACCTAATGACAGAAAGAAAGGCCACGGATGGCctgttttaaaatcaaagttctgggcagcccgggtggctcagcagtttagcgcctgccttcagctcagggcctgatcctggagacccaggatcgagtcccacgtcgggctccctgcatggagcctgcttctccctctgcctgtgtctcagcctgtccctctgtgtctctcatgaataaataaataaaatcttaaaataaaataaaataaaagttctcacCAGAGATTTTCACCTTCACTCCTCACCTCCCAAATATGATTAGCCAAAGTTCTGCTCTGGTTCTGGTTCTTAAAGTGTGGTCCCAGAACCAGCAGCGTGAgcgtcacctgggaacttgttggaaatgcagatcCTTAGCCCTGCCCCCAACAGTTGTGTCTTAATAAGTTGGGTGATGCGGAAGTGGGGGGGGGTATGTTGTGATGCTTGCTGAAGCTTGAGCACCACTGCTGTGCTCCTCTTTGGAAGCCTTCCTTGGCATTCCTCCTACGATAAGGTGCCTTAGCTCTTATTGCATGGTTGGAAAGTCAATACATTCCCTACCTAGGTTTATATTTGCCAGAGAGTTACATTGTTCAAAGCCACAAGTTCTCTGACTCCTGCTATAGTTTTTTCACAGCCAAAGTGGCTGGTTGAATTTCCAAGTCAAAGTCACTGTGGCTACACCCAATGATGCGGGACTCTGGGTCTCAGTCACCCATTTATCTTTGTTCAAGACTAGATCCCAGAATTTTTCAGGAGCGTCAGCCCAGCCACCAGACGTCTGTCTGCCCTCTCCTGGTCTTAGAACGGGCCCCTCTATTTTTCCTAAGAGATTCCCATCATACCCTCAGCCCATTGCCTGTTAGTTTTTAAGAGCTCATCTGTTTTATCGGGGGCACTGCCTCAGGCCACTGATGGAACTTCCGTCTCTGCATAGGCCTATAGAAAGCTGTAGGGGCGGGCGGTGTCCCATCTACAGCCCATGGCCAGGCCCATTTACCTGGCACAGTTGGGCCTAATCTCACTcggttttatattcttttcctttcattgttttcCCCTTTGTCCTTATTTTTGCAACTACAGACTCTTACCTTGTACTTTATGGATCTTTAATGACTGCCTTGGTTAATTTTGGAAGGAAACAGTTTCAACAAATAAATCAGAGTACTTTTTGTTATGGGCTACCACAGATAGGAAACATTAGCATTTAATAAGGGATGCTTTAAGTGGCTGCGTGCACAGGAGTCTGTGATTCCAAACGCCACGCACCCTTGTTGTATCAGATGGACAGGGATTTGGTTCAGACTTCTTTAAACCTACAAAACCAATCCGTCTGAGAGTTAGACAGCCAAATGAAGGAAATGTAAGCATACTGGACAGAAGGCCCTTTAGCAGGTGGTAAGTCAGCCTGctccaaaatatattcataagtCAACGGCTCCAGAAATGGAGCAGTGGAGATTGTGGCCCGAGCACTCTCCTCACGAGGTTAGAAATGCCCTAGAAACACTTCAAGAACCTGTCTCATTTCCCAGCAGTAGTGGATACGATGCAATTCTGTTGCTTGAGTGATGCACTTTCCTTAGTTTATAATTTAAAGCccaaatgtactttaaaaaagtagATATATAAGGTTTTCATAGATCCACCTACTTCCGAATTAAGTATAACTCAGGTTGCCTTGGGTACTGTTCTCAGGGAAGTCACATTGAGTGTCTCATTTGCTCAGTGGGTGCCCTTAGGCTTGTGGCAGGTGgaaagcccagcccagccccttcctccccattCTGCAGACACAAAAGGGACAAGAGGGTACTTACACCCACCAGTTAGTGAACATCCATTGCATGCCagtcaggcactgtgccaggcacttaacATATTTTTGACTTTTTCTCTAATCTTTACAAGGCTAGGAAAGGCAGGATTATAGTTTTCTATTGTGCAGTGCTAGATGTTCATCCCATCTTCCACTTGGGTAAGAATTTGAAACACgctggaacttttaaaaatttgagcaTGAAAATGGGTGGCAAGCAAAACTTTATATGGAAGCGAGACTTTATTGTTCTTGCTGAACCCCTGCTGCCCAAGAATCAAGGATGATAACGAATATAAAAGCACTTTGTACTACTACACTTTTGTACAATGTAAGAGGCTTTTACATAAATGGCATTTCAGTGGCTCGACAACTGTAAGGGTCGTGTTAATAGGGAATCGTGTTTGAGCTATTGTCTAAAGCGAGAGAATCGAGAAGTTATCTTTTAATTAATAGGGAATCGTGTTTGAGCTATTGTCTAAAGCGAGAGAATCGAGAAGTTATCTTTGTTAGGTCAAGGCAGAAGCCCCTCCAGAAGTCTGCTGGAATTAGAGCAGCATGTGTCAAAAATGGACCTTCACATCTATGGAACACAGATAATTGGGGTGGAAAGATGGCACATTAGTTAGGCTCTTGGACTGGAGCAGTATTTGAAGTCTGTAGATCCAGTTCTTAGAAATGCTGCAGTGAGAAGGAAGGAGGTGAAATGTGTTTCTCGAGTGATTGACATAGAACTTTCTGGGGGGTGATGCCCTAATCATTGTATTAATGGAAGGGAGCAAGTGTGTGCTTGACATGGACTATTTCTCCAAATAGATCTTGTCCcctgctgcctcctctctgcttcttGCTCTAATTTGCCAGatgtcttcctccctcccacgCCTCTACACTTTTCCGCCAATGGTGAGCTGTCATTGATCGGTTCCCTCTCAACAATGACTCTTGGTCACGTACCCTGATGTTACCCTAGTAGCCCGGTGCCCCTCCCTAGCTCTGATGTGCAAAGCAGGGGGCTTCTCAAGCCGGTTTCTTGGGCTTATTCCAGATCCTTGAACGTGTATGGGAGAGACTTGTCCAGTTTTAAAGAGGTGCTAAGACAGATATCCTCGCGTggggaaacaaaaaaaaccacaaaaccttGTCtagccttaagaaaaaaatgaagcctagAACCAGTCTTCCCTTGGTACATGTTACCATCAGGAGGCAATGCCCTCTTCAAGCATTTTTAGAGAAGGGGAGCTTTCAGAAAGCCTTTGCTTCCCAGTGACATAGCTATGGCTCTTCTGTGTGTTCCTCTAAATTcattttgatttggttttgtcttaattcatttcattttgaagtaaatttACCCCTACTCACAGGTGGATCTGGGTAAAGAATGTCTCATTGCAAGTTAGTGGTTACAAACTCTGCTTAATTAATCCTTCAGCtctagctgaaggcagagccacgGATCATGCAGGCCCTGGGTTTTCCCTCCCTGCTGCTTTTAAAACCCTCCTCACTCAGCGGGAGAAGAAGGACTGTGGAAATCGTGGGCAGGGGAATATCGATCCCACTGCCTTTTTGCTACGTCTGAGCAGATCTGCTGGCAAATGGAGCAGGTGAGATCGTGGACTGAAAGCTGGGGCTTTTCTATAGGGTATGCAGTCTCTCATCCCCTTCAGGGCGGGTGAATCAAGAACGAACATAGGAATTTTACTTTGGAACAGAGGGCTTCAGATTtatgtaattaagaaaaaaaaatgtgtttcggCTTTTCGGATTTCACACTGAGGGTAATGACCGtgtgtctttgttttctcctttccctcgTCTGTGGGCACGTAGCACGTGTGGAGCGAGAGCGAGGACTGCCTGCCTTTCTTGCAGCTAGCACAGGATTACATCTCCTCCTGCGGCAAGAAGACGCTCCACGAAGTCTTGGAAAAAGTCTTCAAGTCGTTCAGACCTGTAGGTGCCTGCTTGGCTTCCAAAGCCACCTTGTTTTCTACAGTGATTGTGCTTGGAATAACAGGGATGGTGGGGAAAGTGGGCAAAACCTGGGATGactaattgtttttctcttgtctgCTTTGTGGCTTAAAGATAGCAGCgaagggaaggagggtgagggcggagagggagggggaaacgGGATGTGACACAGCTGTTTGTTGCAGGAATGATGGTTATTTCTAGCATCACTTGAGTTGAGAATCTCTGATAGGGTGGGAAGCAGACAGAGCCCTGATGAGACTCCTGAGCATTCCTGTTCTTGTCCAGTGGACTTAGGGCCAGAATGCTTGGAAGTGCTATGGAGGTTCTCTTCTATGGGGCCTGTATTTGGGGATCTGCCAAAGGGCTGTTCTACAGGATGTGCCTCCATGGCTCTGGGTATGGAGAAGGATGAAACGATCCCGGGgttctgttctctttttataAACTATCTTATGTAGGGAGCTTGCTTTCCGTACCACCTCCCCACCCGCCACTCTGCCCCAACCCAGGATTTAGGAATCTGTATATCCTCGCCTAGCAGTTTGTTTTCATTCTGGCTGAAAAACATGTAAGGCGAATTCTCACCCCTATTCTGAAGATTACCTATTTCCCTTTATCTTTAGTGGGAGATAGAGTCACATTACTGGTGTTGTGACACTTCCCCTGAGTTCAGTTCCCCTGCCTACCATAAATACTCTACACCTTCAATGATATTTGctctaggatttttttcccccaatttttaaaaatagtgtctaCTTCTCTGCTCTGATTTTCAAGCTTGCCTTTCAATTCTCTGAACATAGTAGGCATGATTGCATGGTTGTGTAAGAGTGTATGTCTGACATTCCAGTATTTCAAGGTTTGCAAGTCTTTTTTGTCGTCTTTTGTTTCAATCGTGTCTCACTCTTGGTATCTTGTTTCTTTGCGTGTTGGATTATCTCTGTGTGCTGGTTATGGTGTTGAAAATGTGTATATAGGAGTAAATTGAGGCCTGAGATGATGGTACCTTCCTCCAGGGAGGGTTTTGAtctgctgctgctggggctgggagcCCTATCAATCTGAGACCACCTTCAAACAATTTGAGTAAGACTTGTGGTTCTTAGAACTCTCCAGGTGATGAAAAGCCAGGCTtcttgtctggtttcttttagttTATCCTTGTCCTGAGAGCTGTCTTAGTCCATTCGGGCTCCTGTAACAAAATATCAGAGACTGGGAAGCTtataaacagcagacatttatttctcacaggtgcagaggctgagaagtccaagatcaaagtgccagtaGATTCAGCGTCTGGCGAGGGCCCACTTCATAGACAGACAGCTGTCTTTTCACTGTAACCTCacgtggtggaaggagagggaggtaTCTCAAGGGCCTGTTTTATAAGGGCTCTAATCCCATTCATGACCTAATcccctcccaaagaccccacctcctaataATGTCTcctcgtcccccccccccccgagggtTAGAATTTCAGCATATGACTTTTGCAGGGACACAAACGTTCAGAAAATAACAGGTCTTTGGATCTCAGCTCAAAGTGGATAGTTTGGGTgtgtaggtggctcagttggtaaagtgtctgccttcagctcgagtcGTGATTTGGGGTGCTggtatcgagccccacattggacttgCTGTTCAactgggagcttgcttctcactctccttcctgctcatgctcccactatctttctgtctctctctctctctcaaataaataaataaaatcttaaaaaaaaaaaaccaaaaagggtAGGGATGATTTATCCCAGTCTGCTTGTTTGGAAGACTCTGGGTTTGACTTTTCAGTGCCTCTGTAGCTCTTAGAGTAGGCCAGGAATGCAGTAAAGTTTCTAGCTGTTTCTTTCTAGGTCAACAGATGCCCTCAGGACAAAAGCAGCTTTTTATGTTTACCTCTCTAGGTTCTAATTCTTCAATATatttaagaaagcatttttcaaatttaatccAGCTTTTTTAGTTCTCTGAGGAAGAGTTGATCCCAATCATTCAATCCACCATTACAAGAAATAGAATTTCAGTggcttttctcactctctctgattCGTATCATTTGTCCAGccaattcctattttatttcttcattttccaagcCTGGTTGGCTCATTCACAGTAGACTCATGACTGGAAAGTACTGATCTATTCCTCATTCATTCTGTATATATTTACTAAGTACCCAGCTACTGTATTCCTAAGACTCGATTCAAACAGATGAAAATCTTGTCCTTATATTCTGGTAGCAGTGGGAGAACAAGATAAATAAGTCCAGCGCATAATGTATTAGGAGTAAGTGCCAAGCAGAAAAAATAGGTAAGTCAGGGAAAGGAAGTAAGAAGTGTCAGAAGTACcagaatttttttattggggGAGCAGTAGAGGCTTTGCTAAGAAGTTCACATTGAGTACAACTTAAAGCATGAATCGTGAGGAAATCTAGGGGAGAGCTTTCCAGGTAGAGGCTGGGGAAAAGGTGAAGTGTGGGGAGAAGGATATCAGTGttttgggaaggaggaggggtggTGTGGCCAAAGTAGAAGGGTGGTAGGGAGGAGCAAGAGAGGAGCCTGGGGGATTTCAGGGGTTTGCAGGTCACAGAAGGATCTGGGTTTTACTCTGGTGTGACAGGGAGCTATTGGAAGAGTTTGAGCACGAGAGGGATCTGACTTCACGTTTTAAACCCCTCCTCCCCGTGACCAGGTGAGAATAGGCCTCAAAAGGGGTGGGTGGGAGCACGGGGACCAGTGTGGAGGCTGTTGGGTCGTTCAGGTGAGGGGATGAGGGTTGGAGCAGGGTCATCACAGTGAAGGCAGCATGGAGGGGGTAGATTCTAGAGATGGCCTTGAAAGTAGACCAACTAGAGTTGCTGGTGGACCAGAAGtcgggagggagaaaaagagagaaggcaggggtGAACTAGGTTCCTTGGCCACGCAATGAGGGGAATGGCGCTGTCATTTACAGAGATGGGGAGGCTGCAGAAGGAGCGGCTGGGGGATCATCTTACCAGGAGCTCAGTTTGGGGCATGTTAGTGTTAGAAATGCCATTAGACATCCAAGCAGAGATATCAAAGTAGGcaaaattttttaagacattCAACCACcaataccccccacccccagcacctgagtggctcagttggttaagcagctggctcttggtttcggctcaggtcaccatcttgCAGTTAGGGGATCCAGCCcagctttgtgctcagcaggctTTGTGCTTTgagctttgtgctcagcagggagcctgcttcagattctctctccttattCCTCCTGCTCacgctatctcaaataaataaataaaatcttaaaaaaaaatacaccctgaggccccccacccccgccccaccacatcttagccagaaaaaaaatctattagcaCACGATACTCGACTTTGCAGCTGGTGTCCTCGCAGGGGTTCCATTCATGAGCCTGCCACCTGCTTTTCTTACTGCGCCTGTTCTCCTGGATTGCAAGCAAAATACCTGCAGAATTGGCCTCCCTGGAGAAGGCGAGCTCTCACCAGAACTCATTTTGCTGTTTCTCTTTACCAAGAAGACCTGGCCATAGTTTGgcaaccaggcagccacatgtaaatggaaagaaaaacacacGCTCCAAAGAAATCCAGATGCACAGCTGAAAGCAAGTGGATTGTTTGAACATTTTCcttcagattcctttttttttttttttaagattttatttattcacgagagacacacagagaggcagagacacaggcagagggagaagcaggctccctctggggagccggatgcaggactcgatcccagaaccccgggatcacgccctgggccaaagacagacgctcaaccactgagccacccaggtgccccttctttcaGATTCTGCTGCTGCTGTGCCAGAGACACACAGGCTCAATCTGATGTTTTCGTTGGATTTCGAGGGTTCCTTTCTAAAGCAGAATCTTACATCCAAGGTGGGGCCCTGCTCCCAGTACAGCAGCCCATTGCTCTTGACATTTTTATGTACCAGGCACACTCTGGCGGGGCCTCTTCTGCCCCTCAGGTAGAGTTGGGTGGGAAGCACCTTCTCAGAGTCAGGGAAGGTGAAGTGCAAGTAGGGCTTTGGGTTTCCCTCAGCCAGGACAGGTCCCAGGTTGGATGATTCAGGGAGTGTTAGAGACCACAATGAGGGGCTGCTGGATGTCCCTGGGAAACTttcaccctcttcccctccactcaACAGTGTGGTTCTTCCCATGActgctctcttttggttttaTGTAAGGGAGCTTtgtgtttagaaataaaatacagcgaggtgcctgggtggctcagtcagttaagcacctgacacttggtttctgctcaagtcatgatccccagagtcctgggatggagccccgcatcgggctccctgctctgtgaggagtctgcttctccctctccctctccgtttatttaaatcaaataaataaataaaatcttaaaaaaaaaaaaggaaagaagacccAGCAAAAGGGCTTGTTGCTGTGGGGGTTGAAAGTGTCTGATgagagcacttgggtggctcagtaggttaactacctgcctttgactcaggtcatgatcctggggtctcgggttAGAGCcggcatcaagctccctgctcagtggggagtcggcttctccctctccccctgcgcCTCACTCCTgctgtgcacgtgtgtgcacactctcgccctccctccctctctctctctctctctctctctggtgcaggcgcattttctctctctcaataaataaataatcttaaaaaaaaacaaaacagggatccctgggtggcgcagcggtttggcgcctgcctttggcccagggcgcgatcctggagacccgggatcgaatcccacgtcgggctcccggtgcatggagcctgcttctccctctgccagtgtctctgcgcccctctctctctctctgtgactatcataaataaatttaaaaaaaaaaaaaaagaaaaaaaaaaaaaaaaaacaaaaaaaaacaaaacaaaacaaagagtctGTCAAAGTAACACATACCCAAATGCTACAGGGTTATCAAGCAGGTAAACTTGAGTACATCACCTCCCCGGACACTTGTGGTAGGCTGATCAACCCGTGTAGCTGCTTTTCGTTTATAGTTGGGAAAACCATGGGGAGGGGGGTCTTTCCACTTTCATCTTAGAACAGCCTCACCCGTGGCTTTGCATCCTTGTTTCCCCTTGGCCAGCCCATCACCAGCCCCTGCCCTGTGCAGGCTCTCCAGAAGGATCAGCACCTGTCTGTtgacctgctgctgctgccgccttTTGGGGCTTGAGCCAAGCAGAGTCCATGAACTTTGCTGAAACTTGTACGCTCCTGTGTGCACGGTCCAGAGGGACGGGGTCATCTTCTGGGCTCCTTAGCCATCCTGCCCGAAAGGCTGGGATGCCACTTTAGTGCTCGGTCTTTCTGCCAACTTGGCCCACACTGtgctcttcccccttctcctctcttGTGTGCCTTCCTCCCACCAATACAAGCAGTGTCACGGTCAAAGCCCTCCTGGACACATGAAGAAAGCTGTTGGATTTGAAAAGCAGGAaacctttggttttgttttattccttttccccatctcacgactcctcttttttctctatttctttgtcaCGTTTTCAACAGAATATATTGACTGTTTGCTATTTGCCAAAGCACTACTTTGGAGAGTGAGGGGCAGGATACAGTGCCCAGctcttgccctcaaggagctgaCTTTCTGGTAGGCGAGACAGCCACAAAAACATACACGTTCCAAGGTGGAGCACTTATTTCGGTCCAGACACTCTCCTAGATACTGTGCAGAATAAGCAAAGGAGTCCCATTCCCTGCTGTGCTCACTCGACTTTGGGGAAATACTTCCTGAGAGGACGTTAGTGACCACGTAGTACAGGGTGTTGTTTGTGGTCTCTTTACCTAGTTATGTGGACTCAGGAGACTACATGTTGAGGAACCCAAGCTTTGTGGGCAAGCCGCTCTGACACTTGCTGGCTGCGTGTCCTTAGCCaagtcacttaccctctctgtttctcagttccttcatttgtaaaattaggaAACCAGTGTTGATAGATACCGTAGAGatctatgaagattaaatgatgcAATTCTTGTCAGGTACTTAGTACAGCACATTACACAGGATAAGCACTGAATAAATGCTGGCAGTGATCTGGACGGGACCAGGACACGAGGCAAAATGCTGTTGGGAAGTGAGTAGGACTTAGTGAAACCTTTTGTAGGATTCTTAGATTTTTGTTGGAGAGAGAAAACTATTGCTAAGTGATTTCAACACATGCTTGAGCAAAAGCATCCAGCTGAGAGAAGGGATTTTTTTCAGAGGTATAGTTGGGGTATTATAGGCAAAAGTTTATCAACATTGGTTTTGGCAAAACAATAAGCATCCATTCAGTGCTTGATCCATGCACCTCACTGGTTAGATGCTGGTCCTGCAGGGAGGACAAACTGAAGCTCCCGTCCCCTGGAAGGGCATATGACCAAAGAGTCTCTGCGTGACAGGGTTGTGGCCGAtacttcttcttttctgtattttctagattttcagTGATGTCACAGAAAAAACTCTCCATGgtacttttttccccaaacctATTGTCTACAGTGTGTAAGAAGGGCTagaaatagggggatccctgggtggctcagcggtttagtgcctg contains:
- the MTURN gene encoding maturin isoform X2, whose product is MDFQQLADVAEKWCSNTPFELIATEETERRMDFYADPGVSFYVLCPDNGCGDNFHVWSESEDCLPFLQLAQDYISSCGKKTLHEVLEKVFKSFRPVQRLRSPRSKCQ